In Bos javanicus breed banteng chromosome 27, ARS-OSU_banteng_1.0, whole genome shotgun sequence, the genomic stretch CCCACGGCGCAGTGCACCAGGATCCTCCCTGTgaacacagacagacagagagaggcagCTAGGGGACTGtgcgctgggctggaggaggttGGGGGCAGGTGAGGAGGAACACAGGTAAGCAGAGATGCTCGGAGGCACAGATGGGGAGATGTTAAGAATCTGAATCCCAGCAGATGGGGGCACACAGACGGGAAGACACGGAAAACCTGTAGCAGTTCAGCATCCATATACCCAAAATGGGCTCAaagagggacttgcctggtggtccagtggctaagactccaagctcccaatgcaaggggccccgGTTCAAgacctgatcagggaactagatcccgcatgccacagttaagacccagaacagccaaataaataaacaaataaatatttaaaagataacatagagctttaaaaaaagagCTTGAAGGGAGAGACTCAAGATTAATGCAAAACTGAGCTTTGTACCAAGTAGAGTTTCCACTTGATACTTGCTGAGTGCATCCATGGAAAATCCTTTGTGTCTAACCTGGCCCTTCCTCAGGCTGCCACCCATTCTGGGGGGAGGGCGGGTGTGGGTGatcagtatatattttttcctattttaaaaaatattttcttattttttcgcTGCAATGAAcagcagtcttagccactggggaagtcccaatacagcttatattttttaaacaaaatactttttactttaaaaaataaaatatttttgtatcttaaatatatatatatatatattttttctgatcaCTAAAGCAAGACAGGCAAAGCAAGAATCGTTAGAAAGTCTAGAAATGTATAAAGAAGGCAACAATTAAAACATATATCTCCCATAATCTTCCCGCCCAGGGGCAATTTGCCACTCTCCCGACATTTgggattatttccttctttttacggACTGCGTTGAAAAGATGGTTGAGAGAAGAGTTTTCTTTTCTGAGCATCTCATCACACCATTcaagtctctttctctctccacaccCAGAGTCCTGGGCTTTGCTCTAAATCAGCGTCCGTGGGTCCACCCCTCCGCCTCGCTTCCCTCCCTTCCTACCTCCTGGCTGGCTCAGCGCCCGGTGGATGAAGTCAGCGGCTGCCTGGAAGTGGACACTCATGTCGAAGGCCGGCGAGTCATGGGCCTCGACACCCAGGTAGCGGATGCCCAGCCCCTCGTAGGCTTCGGGCGTCCCTCGCCACCGGCTGTGAGAGGCGTTGAGGACGTGCGTGATGCCCAGGCGACGCAGCTCCCGGTGGTTGTTGGCTATTTCCCTGCATTGAGGAGCGGAGGTTAGAGGGAGTGAGGCTGGGCAGTGGGACCAGACACCCCAGTCGGTACTCTGATCACCACCCGGCCAACATCACTCCAGGCCTTCCCTTCACTTCCTGAGGACCCGAGATGCGCAATGACTCTGAGTCTTGTCCTGGAGCAAAGCTGGGGAGTCCTGGAGAGATTTTTGGCCTCGGCAAGAGAAGAGCAAACTGCAGCCCTGATAACATACTGAAAGATGCTCGGAGGCCACAGGATTTTATTAATACTTGATCCGTGAGAAAGATCAACAGGGTTTGTATTTCGTGGAAGGAAGTACCTGCCAACGGTGGAATCTAGCTGGAGAAAGATTGGGGCATCTTGGGAGAGAGGGGTTTTCTTCACACCAGGGCATTCAGGTAGAGAGAGGAGGTCAGTGGATGGGTCTGGACGTGGCAGGGAGGATCTGGACACTGGACGGCTTGTTGGAGCAGCTCACGTTTAACCTGGTAACCTTGAATTGCTATGGTTCTCACCACTCCCtcattactttatttttgtaaaactttttttttctggctgtcccatgcagcctgcaggatcttagttcctcgaccagggatcaaacctgtgcacactaaagtggaagcagggagtcctCAACACtgcacagccagggaagtccctttcccaTTTAGACTCTCTCTGATGCCCAGAATCTTCTTGTGTTTTGCCAGTTACTCCAAGCCCATGGTTACCCTGCGGGTGTCACCTGCAGGGGTTTCCGTGGTTCACAGCCCTCAGCTCATGCCAACAGGGTCATATCGAATGCCCTGTCTAGTGCCAACTCCTAGGGCAGAAAGCACCCTGAACTTGAACCTCTAAGTCCTGGGCTCTGCTACTTACGCCCCGTGGGACCTTGGGCCAGTCCCAGCTTCTCTGAGCTTCCAATTCCTCCTGTGTAACCTGGGGATAGTGGTACCTATCTCACCAGGCTATCGTGAAGATTAACAGAGAAAAAGCCTGTGAAAAACTCCTTGTAGGCTCTAAAGGTGTCTGAAAAGACCCGTAGGGCCTCCTTTCTCTTTGACTCCTGTCTCTCTGTCGCCCCCATCTGGCAGAGCCTCTGCATACTCTATGGCTTGGCTTGGTCCACCTTTTTGTTATACGTGCTAAGGCAGTcgcttcagtccaactctttgtgaccctgtggactgtaacccaccgggcttctctgtccatgggcttctccaggaaagaatactgaagtgggctgccatgccctcctccaggggatcttcccgacccagggatcgaacccatgtctcttacatcttttgcattgccaggcaggttctttaccattaatgtCATCTGGGGCACCCCTCGTCTTACCACCCACTGTTCCTGGCCCCAGTGATAGCTTTTTCTCAGGGCACAAAGATGGAAGGTCAGATAAGTCATCTATGATGTCCAGCCCACAGCACTGGCATATGAAAATGCTCATGCATTGTGTTAAATGAATGACATGATTACTTGAATAGAGCCTGTCTGTCCAGAATTGGGTCTATCAGTAATCCTGTCctacctaagagacatgggttcgattcttgggctgggaagatcccctggaggagggcatggcaacccactccagcattcttgcctggagaatcccatggacagaggagcctggagatctacagtccacggggtcgcaaaaagtccaactcgactgaggtgacttagcatgtacgtaATCCTGTTCACTCTCCCTAACCCTCCAGCCTCCACTCTACCCATGTACCCCCTCCCTTCCATCCTCAACATGGAACCAACAGCACAACTCCACGCCTCTCTGCCacccttctcctttcttcttgcACACACGctcacacgcgcacacacacagccGTGGCCCCAGTCTGCCCGGTACCTACTGGTCTCCGAGGTAGAGGCCTGGCCAGACCTCGTCGGCGTGGTTACAGGCGGTCTTGCCGGTGTACAGCAGCCTCTCCAACTCGAAGACGTTGAGGAAGGGGTGCTGGACGGCGGGCGGCTCCTCCAGGGCGCCTCTCACGCGGACTGGAGACCTCGAGCCGCTCCGGGAGAAGCGGGCCATGAATGTCACCGAAGCCCAGAGCCAGTTGCCGGGACACATCTTAGAGGCGGCAGGAGGCCTGGCAGCCCCCGAGGTGCGCGAGGTGAGGCGGGGCGGGTGTCCAGGTGACAGCTGCCGGCAGAGGCGGGGGTGTGAATGGCGCCTGAGCGCGTTCGTAGCGGCGGGGTCCCTTCCCGCCCCCGGGGAGAAGGTTCTGGAGGAGGACGGTGAAGTCTGGCCCTGGGCGGGGCGGGCGCTCTGGACGGTCGTCTCCTTTGAGCGGCAGCAGCTCCTGTCGCCCTGCTCTTTGGCTCCAGGCAAGGAGGTGGGAGCGTCACATGTTCTTGTTTACGGGCCGAGGCAGCGGCCCAGCTGCTGGGCGTCTGCtccaccaccccgcccccactccgCAGACAcagtcaacacacacacacacacacacacacacacacacacacacacacacacatttggcaTCTGGGTGGCAGGGCCCAGTGCTGGTAGCCTTGCCAGCCCGCGTCTGGGTCTCATCTGTCTGGGGCTGCAGGCAGACAggctggggagctgggaggggagtttggggggagaTTCTGGATCCATCCAGAAGGAGTTGGCCTGAaggcagcagcagctggggcCGTGGCACAGCCCCTCCGGCCTcaggggtagggtgggggcggggtggagaTGGGCTGCTTTAACCCCTTCCTGCCCTCCCGCCGCCTCAGCCCTCAGCTGCTCTGGGAAGTCCAGCTGGGGGGATGGGGCGCGTGGGGAAGAGTGGTAAAGAGGAAGCTGAAGTTTTTGAAAAACACTCGCTGAAGACCCAGGTTCATGGATGGAAGCGCCAGTTATCTGTGCGCCACAGGCAAAGCAGCCTCCCTTGGATAGCATGACAGGTATCACTGATTAAACCTCATCTCTCTGGGTCCAGGCAGGGCTGgagtactgtgtgtgtgtttgtgtgtgtgtgcgtgtgtgggtgtgggtgtgtggatggggagaggcagagggtgaagggctggaggagggaggaaagggaagaaatgggAGCTCCTGCCTGGCCCAGGAGCTCAGAGTGTGGATTAGCGCCTGTGTTGCTGGTGAAATCAAGTGACCCTATTTAGCACAAGGGGGTCCTCAGTGAGGGGCCTGAGAAGACGTGCCTGACTTTCTGTGAACAGTGGGGACCACGCATTGAGCTGTGGAGCTGGGAAGGGCCATGCTTTGAGACTTGCCCTGGGAGCTGCAGGCAGGGGGGATTGTAGCAACAGTCCCCCTACTTCAGCGCCTCTTATCTCCTCTTctacccctcctcctcctcctctgcatgGTGATCCTGGCCCTCAGCAAAGGTGGGCTGCTCTGAAGAATTCCCTTCCCACTCCTTTTCCTGTCTTCTGCCCCAAGGACTCAAGGCAAGGTCCCTAGTGAGAGGCCATCTTCGCCTTgcctccccccatcccccccaacccctcccccacaGTCTCAACAGGGGCCCTGTTTTCCCCAATCCCCCTGTCCCCCCAGGGCCAGGAGAGCTCCACACTCACAAAGCATAAGAACCAGGGGTCTTAGGATGAGGACTGGCGAGGGGAGGCTGGATCTTAGGGTGTTGAGGGGTTGTTTAGGAAGAGAGTTTTTTCCCCAATGGCTGATCAGAAGGAGTGTAGAAAGAGAACACTACAGCAATCACGGCCACCTCCATCAGCACGATCACCATCACGACCATCGCCACCACCATTACTGTCATTACCATCAGGATCGACATCTTCATCATCagcatcaccattatcatcatctACTTTCGCTCCGCAGGCCTAAAGACCTCACCACTTGGCTCCCAAACAACCTTTTCTGGGAACAGAATGCTGCTGCCTGTGTGATGCTGAATGGTGGAAAGAAAGCGGGAAGCAGCCCAGGTGTAGCGGGAGCTCCGTGGCACTCGCT encodes the following:
- the DUSP26 gene encoding dual specificity protein phosphatase 26 isoform X1, with amino-acid sequence MLIRQPVCQARPRRRRSHGRGAACACDPPPGLRPAPPPELSPGHPPRLTSRTSGAARPPAASKMCPGNWLWASVTFMARFSRSGSRSPVRVRGALEEPPAVQHPFLNVFELERLLYTGKTACNHADEVWPGLYLGDQEIANNHRELRRLGITHVLNASHSRWRGTPEAYEGLGIRYLGVEAHDSPAFDMSVHFQAAADFIHRALSQPGGRILVHCAVGVSRSATLVLAYLMLYHRLTLVEAIKKVKDHRGIIPNRGFLRQLLALDRRLRQGLEA
- the DUSP26 gene encoding dual specificity protein phosphatase 26 isoform X3, whose translation is MCPGNWLWASVTFMARFSRSGSRSPVRVRGALEEPPAVQHPFLNVFELERLLYTGKTACNHADEVWPGLYLGDQEIANNHRELRRLGITHVLNASHSRWRGTPEAYEGLGIRYLGVEAHDSPAFDMSVHFQAAADFIHRALSQPGGRILVHCAVGVSRSATLVLAYLMLYHRLTLVEAIKKVKDHRGIIPNRGFLRQLLALDRRLRQGLEA
- the DUSP26 gene encoding dual specificity protein phosphatase 26 isoform X2 — protein: MMIMVMLMMKMSILMLSPGHPPRLTSRTSGAARPPAASKMCPGNWLWASVTFMARFSRSGSRSPVRVRGALEEPPAVQHPFLNVFELERLLYTGKTACNHADEVWPGLYLGDQEIANNHRELRRLGITHVLNASHSRWRGTPEAYEGLGIRYLGVEAHDSPAFDMSVHFQAAADFIHRALSQPGGRILVHCAVGVSRSATLVLAYLMLYHRLTLVEAIKKVKDHRGIIPNRGFLRQLLALDRRLRQGLEA